The Vibrio penaeicida sequence TTGAATTGAGCAGAATGCGCGGCGTACCAATGGTGTTGGCGCATAGGATCACGACTTTTCCTCGCTGACGACGCTCACGGCCATTCTTGTCGATGTAAATGGCACCAGTGACGCGCTGTTTGTAATCGTCGTACTCGATTTCACGCACACGTGCGCCAGAGATGAGTTTCAGCCCACCTCTTATCGCTTCTGGGAAAAGTGCAAGATCCGGCGACCATTTCGCTTTTTCGTTACAGCCGAACATGCAGGTCCCGCGTCTTGCACAAGGATTAAGCCCATTGTAAGGCACCGACGGAATCGCATTGGAACCCGGCCACCAATGCCAGCCAAGCTTGTCCAAGCCTTGCGCTAATCGATTTCCGACTTTGCCAATAGGTATGTTGGGTGTCGGATAGCCAGACTGAGGAGGATACGCAGGGTTGCCTCCTGTTCCAGACAAGCCAACATCATGTTCAACAGCAAGCAAGTGCGGCAGCAAGTCTTCGTAGCTGAATGGCCAATCATCAGCAACACCATCTAATGTTCGTACTTTGAAATCAGATGGAAGAAAAGGCACCCAGTGTCCGGCCCAAATGGTTCCGCTTCCGCCCACTGCCGATGCCATCAAAGGTTCGATATCACTTTCTGTTGTATTGATTGGGTAATCGCGTTCGCGATCACGAACATTGGGAGCGGGATGCCACTGCTTACCACCCGCCAGCTCAAATTCCGGTTTATCGCCAGGGTAGTCACCAGGGTCAACCCAGTCTCCCTGTTCCAAAGTAACAACAGACATCCCTGCTTTGACTAGGTATCTTGCTGCCACAGAACCAGACGGTCCGGAGCCGATAATGACTACATCAGCGATTTCAGATTCTTTGACTCGTTTGCTCATGTCTTACCATCCTTACAGTGTTCAGCAGAGGCAGTATTTCGGAACCGCGCTGTGCCGTTCTATGCGTTATTGATGTGTTATCTTTAATCCATTGCGTATATTTCTAACTTGTTATTTTTATTTGTATTTTTCTTTTCTTAATGTGCTTCTTCAGGTGCACTACCTTCGCTCTGTTGTCCTAAATAGATTTGATGTAGATCGTCCCTTTGCGCGAGATCCTGAGCGCTTCCTGAAAGCACTACTTTTCCGCTGTCTATCACGTAGGCGCGGTTCGCGTATTTAAGGGACTGGCGTATATTCTGTTCCGCTACAAGAAAAGACATTCCCTCCTCCTTATTGAGTGAGGCAATGATCGAGAAGATTTCCTGAACCAAAATCGGTGCTAACCCCATAGAGGGCTCATCAAGCAGCACCAAATCTGGGCGAGTAAGCAGTGCTCTGCCTATGGCTAACATTTGCTGTTCGCCTCCAGAACACATACCGGCCTGAGTAGCACGTTTCTCTTTGAGCCTTGGAAACCAGCGATACACACGCTCCAGATCCGTTTTCACTTGCTGGTTCGATAGCTTGTGTAGAAAGGTGCCGCTTTTCAGGTTTTCTTCGACCGTTAGACGCGAGAAGACATGTCTTCCTTCAAGTACGTGAACAATATTGCGATGCGCCAACCGATGAGCAGCAACACCGATATTGCTTTCACCTTTAAAATGGATACGTCCTTTGCTGACTTTTGCTCGGTCTGCGTGTACTAACCCAGATATCGCTTTTAATGTCGTGCTTTTCCCTGCTCCGTTTACACCTAAAACAGTCACAATTTCGCCGCGATTCACGGTAAGGGAGACATCCGAAACAGCGAGTACAGATTCGTCATAAATGACTTCAATCTGGTCTACCACAAGCAGCTCTTTGCTCGCTTCATTTCCATTCTGTTGACGATTCATGCATCCTCCCTAAATCCTCGGTTCAGCTTGTCTAACAGGTTCAACCTAGCCCATCGGAGCTTTGGGCAAGCCAAATGGCTCACCCACACTCCTAAACCTCATGGGTTGTTTGGGTCCCTAGGTGTGATTCCTTGCTCCTTCGCAAACGCTGCAGATTTCTCTGCAATAAGAGGAGCAATAAGAGATTGGTCTCCCTTAATCCAGTCGGTGATAAGCTTAAAGCTCGTGCCATCCCATTCCTGAATACGCGCGGCGCCACCACCTTCGTGATCACTAGGCGTAACTTTCAACTCTTGAAGCAGACCAACCATGCCAAGCTCTTTAAGACGCTGGTTGTCTATTTCCATATTTTCGAGCCCCCAGCGCATCTCCTCACCATTGATTGGGCGATTTCCGAATTTGGTCATAGCGGTTCGCATCCCTTCTACTGCCAGCGCTGCATTCACCATACCGATGTTGTAATACACGGTGCCGAACCCGCGGAGGTCTTTGAGATCCGTTTTACCAGTGTTGATGATTTCTTTACGAAGACGCTTATGGATGTCAAAATCCGTACCGCCCGGATAAGGTGCCAGAGCTTTGTAGCCAATCGCGGCAGCGCCGGCCGGAATCATGTCGGTTTCAGAGCCAGCCCAAACGTCACCAATCATCTTATTGATATCAATACCGAATCGCTTAGCCGTTTTAATACCGACTGGCGTCATTACACCCCAAGTTCGAAGTACTACCCAGTCCGGGCGAATACCGCGAACCTGACGCCATATTGCAGACTGTTCACTGCCGGGGTGTGCGACTGGGATCTGAATGTTTTCAAACCCGTATTTTTCAGCCAGTTTCACCATGATGGGTTGAGACGAACGTCCGTACCCTGAGTCGTGATAAACGGTAACGATCTTTTTGCCTTTTAGAGCCTCAAACCCACCCTCTTGCTGAGCAATGTACGACATCGCCACATAACCTTGTGAGTAGTAGGTAAACAGCAACGGAAACTCGTACGGGAAAACTAAGCCGTTCAACGATTCTGGTCGCCCACCTGCAGGGTCAATCAATGGGATTTTGTCTTTTCTGGCGCGCTCACCAAGTGCATAGGTCGCAGGCGTAGAATGGGTCATAAAGAACGGTGTTGGCGACCCGCCCTTGCCATCTTTTATCCGCTCGTATACTTCAACTGCGCGATCGGGGCTGTATTCTGTCTCAAACTCTTCGACGTTCAGCTTCACTCCATTTATGCCACCTTCCACTTCATTGATGTATGTGAAGTAGTCGATCTCCCCTGCAAACCAAGGGGCGCCACTTGAGGCATAGGGACCGACTCGATAAGTCGGGAGTGGTATAAATTGGTCTGCTGCATTCGCAACCGAAGACACAACGGGTGCAAGCAACGAAGACAACGCAATAACGGTGACGCAAAGACTCCGTGAAATGTAGTTTTTCATCATGTGCTTCCTTGTTGATGGTAGCCGAATCCGCGGCTACTCAGTCTTTATGAAAAGAAATACTTAATCTTTCCGTTCTGCTTAGATTCGGAGTGGCCAGTTCCTTATGCGTGCTGCCAAGTT is a genomic window containing:
- a CDS encoding ABC transporter substrate-binding protein, with translation MMKNYISRSLCVTVIALSSLLAPVVSSVANAADQFIPLPTYRVGPYASSGAPWFAGEIDYFTYINEVEGGINGVKLNVEEFETEYSPDRAVEVYERIKDGKGGSPTPFFMTHSTPATYALGERARKDKIPLIDPAGGRPESLNGLVFPYEFPLLFTYYSQGYVAMSYIAQQEGGFEALKGKKIVTVYHDSGYGRSSQPIMVKLAEKYGFENIQIPVAHPGSEQSAIWRQVRGIRPDWVVLRTWGVMTPVGIKTAKRFGIDINKMIGDVWAGSETDMIPAGAAAIGYKALAPYPGGTDFDIHKRLRKEIINTGKTDLKDLRGFGTVYYNIGMVNAALAVEGMRTAMTKFGNRPINGEEMRWGLENMEIDNQRLKELGMVGLLQELKVTPSDHEGGGAARIQEWDGTSFKLITDWIKGDQSLIAPLIAEKSAAFAKEQGITPRDPNNP
- a CDS encoding ABC transporter ATP-binding protein translates to MNRQQNGNEASKELLVVDQIEVIYDESVLAVSDVSLTVNRGEIVTVLGVNGAGKSTTLKAISGLVHADRAKVSKGRIHFKGESNIGVAAHRLAHRNIVHVLEGRHVFSRLTVEENLKSGTFLHKLSNQQVKTDLERVYRWFPRLKEKRATQAGMCSGGEQQMLAIGRALLTRPDLVLLDEPSMGLAPILVQEIFSIIASLNKEEGMSFLVAEQNIRQSLKYANRAYVIDSGKVVLSGSAQDLAQRDDLHQIYLGQQSEGSAPEEAH
- a CDS encoding GMC family oxidoreductase; the protein is MSKRVKESEIADVVIIGSGPSGSVAARYLVKAGMSVVTLEQGDWVDPGDYPGDKPEFELAGGKQWHPAPNVRDRERDYPINTTESDIEPLMASAVGGSGTIWAGHWVPFLPSDFKVRTLDGVADDWPFSYEDLLPHLLAVEHDVGLSGTGGNPAYPPQSGYPTPNIPIGKVGNRLAQGLDKLGWHWWPGSNAIPSVPYNGLNPCARRGTCMFGCNEKAKWSPDLALFPEAIRGGLKLISGARVREIEYDDYKQRVTGAIYIDKNGRERRQRGKVVILCANTIGTPRILLNSKSKTFPNGLANNSGLVGKRLMMHPFGLVMGHFPDDLQSWQGPSGMLIDSFEFYETDESRGFVRGAKWGGMSGGGPLSAKGFVGSEVFKDGGKVEDAWGNNWHDMIERRFGRTGLYAIIGEDLPEESNQVTLDSDLTDSDGIPAPKLVYKTSDNSRKLLDFHNARAEEALVAAGAIETQVCPQMRESGWHLLGTAKMGNERENAVVNQWGQAHDVPNLFIFDGSTFPTSGGVNPTATIMAVAHRQTMHIIREARNVEVS